The following proteins are co-located in the Scomber scombrus chromosome 2, fScoSco1.1, whole genome shotgun sequence genome:
- the pkd2 gene encoding polycystin-2, with the protein MSSSRVGPQQPPQSQTGRSAHRLDTSEGIEMENIQHQDLGLGGVIGTPSPPSRQAWSRDNPGFEPEDEIMEADWPPASPGRRSVSTASSSSCSSGLGSYTGAGSSTHIPRGGGLYPTPTVDAQQQDRHQYSGCMKQILHKIRILWGTELMEDSDNSRERYLRNVLREMLTYVAFLITICILTYGMVSANMYYYTKVMSQLFVDTPLSAGDPSTFRSLSTMEDFWKFSEGPFLNGMYWEVWYNNKSLPENQSLIYYENLLLGVPRLRQVKVHNDSCSIHEDLRDEVQDCYNMYTPTNEDTRSFGPKNGTAWVYTTENDMNGSSYSGQVSKYAGGGYYQDLSRTKEESAIQLQFLKDNLWLDRGTRAVFLDFSVYNGNINLFCIARLLVEFPATGGVVTSWQFQTVRLIRYVSSWDYFVGLCEVAFCLFILYYVVEEVLEIRIHRLHYFKSLWNCLDVLIVALSVVAIIMNITRTAMVGNFLKGLLENHTAHPSFESLANLQVQFNNVAAIIVFFSWIKLFKFINFNKTMSQLSSTMSRCAKDLVGFAIMFFIIFLAYAQLAYLVFGTQVNDFSTFQASIFTQFRIILGDFEFSEIEEANPVLGPIYFTTFVFFIFFILMNMFLAIINDTYSEVKADMSQQRSDMEMTDLIKKGCNKALMKLRLKKTAVDDISDSLRQAGGKLNFDELRQDLKGKGHTDAEIQAIFAKYDHDGDQELTEHEHQQMRDDLEKEREDLELERNSLTRPSSGRSFPRTQEDSEEDDDEDSGHSSRRRGSSSGGVSYEEFQVLVRRVDRMEHSIGSIVSKIDAVIVKLETMERAKLKRRDVLGRLLDGVIEDERLGRDTDTHREQMERLVREELERWESDDMVSQVSHPQPATPVGPRPRPSSSLSTDGLDTGTNGSHV; encoded by the exons GGCTAGTCCCGGGAGGAGGTCGGTGTCCACGGCCTctagcagcagctgcagcagcggCCTGGGGAGCTACACCGGCGCTGGCAGCAGCACCCACATCCCCCGAGGAGGAGGGCTGTACCCGACCCCGACTGTGGATGCACAGCAGCAAGACAGACATCAGTATTCCGGCTGTATGAAGCAGATCCTCCATAAAATCAGAA TTCTGTGGGGCACGGAGCTGATGGAGGACAGTGACAACAGTCGAGAAAGGTACCTCAGGAACGTACTGCGAGAGATGCTCACCTATGTCGCATTCCTCATCACTATTTGTATCT TGACCTACGGGATGGTGAGTGCCAATATGTACTACTACACCAAAGTCATGTCTCAGCTTTTCGTGGACACACCGCTGTCTGCTGGAGACCCTTCTACTTTTAGGAGCCTGTCAACAATGGAGGATTTCTGGAAG TTTTCAGAGGGACCTTTCCTCAACGGCATGTACTGGGAGGTGTGGTACAACAACAAGAGCCTGCCAGAGAATCAGAGTCTCATCTACTATGAGAACCTCCTACTTGGTGTGCCACGCCTGCGGCAGGTCAAAGTCCACAACGACTCCTGCTCCATCCATGAAGATCTGAGAGATGAGGTTCAGGACTGCTACAACATGTACACCCCAACCAACGAGGACACCAGATCCTTTGGCCCCAAGAATGGAACTGC GTGGGTATATACGACAGAGAACGATATGAATGGGAGCAGTTACTCGGGTCAGGTATCCAAATATGCAGGTGGAGGATACTACCAAGATCTGTCTCGTACGAAAGAGGAGTCAGCAATCCAACTGCAGTTTCTCAAAGACAACCTGTGGCTGGACCGAGGCACCAGAGCGGTCTTCCTCGATTTCTCTGTCTACAACGGTAACATCAACCTCTTCTGCATCGCCAG GTTGTTGGTGGAGTTCCCGGCTACTGGTGGGGTGGTGACCTCCTGGCAGTTCCAAACAGTGCGTCTGATACGATACGTGTCAAGCTGGGACTACTTTGTGGGTTTGTGTGAGGTGGCGTTCTGCCTATTCATCCTCTATTACGTGGTGGAGGAGGTGCTGGAGATCCGCATCCACCGGCTGCATTACTTCAAGAGCCTGTGGAACTGTCTCGACGTCCTCATCGTGGCG CTGAGTGTTGTCGCTATCATCATGAATATAACCAGAACAGCCATGGTAGGCAACTTTCTCAAAGGCTTGCTGGAGAACCACACTGCTCACCCCAGCTTTGAGTCTTTGGCCAACCTGCAGGTCCAGTTCAACAACGTGGCCGCAATCATCGTCTTTTTTTCCTGGATCAAG CTTTTTAAGTTCATCAACTTCAATAAGACCATGAGTCAGCTGTCCAGCACCATGTCTCGCTGTGCCAAGGACCTTGTGGGTTTTGCCATCAtgttcttcatcatcttcctgGCGTATGCTCAGCTGGCCTACTTGGTGTTTGGAACCCAGGTCAACGATTTCAGCACTTTCCAAGCCAGCAT TTTTACCCAGTTCCGTATCATCCTGGGAGACTTTGAGTTCTCAGAGATTGAGGAGGCGAACCCAGTGCTCGGACCCATCTACTTCACCACGTTtgtcttcttcattttcttcattcTCATG AACATGTTCTTGGCCATCATCAATGACACATACTCAGAGGTGAAGGCTGATATGTCCCAGCAGAGGTCTGACATGGAGATGACTGACCTCATTAAGAAG GGTTGTAACAAAGCCTTGATGAAGTTGAGACTCAAAAAGACGGCAGTAGACGACATCTCCGACAGTTTGCGTCAGGCTGGGGGCAAATTGAACTTTGACGAACTCCGCCAGGATCTAAAAGG GAAGGGCCACACGGATGCAGAGATTCAGGCCATTTTTGCCAAGTACGATCACGATGGCGATCAGGAGCTGACGGAGCATGAACACCAACAAATGAGAGATGActtggagaaagagaga GAGGACTTGGAGCTGGAACGTAATTCGCTGACTAGACCCAGCAGTGGGCGGAGCTTCCCTCGCACCCAGGAGGACTCGGAGGAGGACGACGATGAAGATAGCGGCCACAGCTCACGTCGCCGCGGCAGCAGCTCAGGGGGCGTCTCCTATGAGGAGTTTCAAGT gctgGTGAGACGTGTGGACAGGATGGAGCACTCTATCGGCAGCATTGTGTCCAAGATAGACGCTGTGATCGTGAAGCTGGAGACCATGGAGCGAGCGAAACTAAAGAGGAGAGACGTGCTGGGCAGGCTGCTAGACGGAGTCATAGAG GATGAGCGGCTGGGACGGGACACAGACACCCACAGGGAGCAGATGGAGAGGCTGGTTAGGGAGGAGCTGGAGCGCTGGGAGTCTGATGACATGGTGTCACAGGTCAGCCACCCACAGCCAGCCACTCCTGTCGGCCCCCGGCCCCGCCCCTCCTCTTCACTGTCCACCGACGGCCTTGACACAGGCACAAATGGAAGTCATGTGTGA